One Malania oleifera isolate guangnan ecotype guangnan chromosome 9, ASM2987363v1, whole genome shotgun sequence DNA segment encodes these proteins:
- the LOC131164413 gene encoding uncharacterized protein LOC131164413, with amino-acid sequence MRRTVTGEARGVNNPMETISAAATAIASAETRGPQAAVQKRRWGSCWSIYWCFGFHKPSKRIGHAVFVPETGVPGGDVPVAGNTNRAPAISLPFVAPPSSPVSFLQSEPPSATYSPAGSLTLASASPNIYSPGGRPSIFAIGPYAHETQLVSPPVFSTFTTEPSTAPFTPPPESVHMTTPSSPEVPFARLLDPNHQNGEAAPKFPSSHYEFQSYQLYPGSPVGHLISPSSGISGSGTSSPFPDRELVPVGQHFLEFRVGEPPKLLSLDKLSTHEWGSQRGSGSLTPNASEASSRHKFVLDYQLPEAVSLPNSERGCRNNEIVNHRVSFELTAEDTEDQCVEKVPEALFKAVSAPLENGTTGEEDEKSRELVEGYEGRMGETVDEMPEKAPAAEEEEEGEQRHRKHHSITLGSAKDFNFDNGEGHSEKPNIGPDWWANEKVVEEVAGPSKNWAFFPMMQPGVS; translated from the exons ATGAGGAGGACCGTTACTGGAGAGGCGAGAGGTGTGAACAACCCTATGGAGACTATAAGCGCTGCGGCCACAGCGATCGCCTCGGCTGAGACTCGAGGGCCTCAAGCTGCAGTTCAG AAGAGAAGATGGGGAAGTTGTTGGAGCATATATTGGTGTTTTGGATTTCACAAGCCCAGTAAGCGAATAGGGCATGCTGTGTTTGTTCCAGAAACAGGAGTACCTGGAGGTGATGTTCCTGTGGCTGGAAACACCAATCGAGCACCTGCCATATCATTACCTTTTGTTGCTCCTCCCTCCTCTCCTGTATCTTTTCTACAATCAGAACCTCCTTCTGCTACATATTCTCCTGCTGGCTCACTAACCCTTGCCTCTGCTTCTCCCAATATCTACTCCCCAGGTGGACGCCCCTCTATTTTTGCCATCGGCCCCTATGCCCATGAGACCCAATTAGTGTCGCCTCCTGTCTTCTCAACCTTCACCACAGAACCATCAACTGCTCCCTTTACTCCTCCTCCTGAGTCTGTCCACATGACCACTCCTTCCTCCCCTGAGGTTCCCTTTGCTCGGCTCCTTGATCCCAATCACCAGAATGGGGAGGCTGCTCCGAAATTCCCATCATCACACTATGAGTTTCAGTCATATCAGCTCTACCCTGGAAGCCCAGTTGGCCATCTGATCTCACCTAGCTCAGGCATCTCTGGTTCAGGCACCTCTTCTCCTTTCCCTGACCGCGAGTTAGTGCCTGTTGGTCAACACTTCCTAGAGTTTCGAGTAGGTGAACCACCAAAGCTCTTGAGCCTTGACAAGCTGTCCACGCACGAGTGGGGGTCACAAAGAGGATCTGGTTCTTTGACGCCCAATGCTTCAGAGGCCAGTTCTCGCCACAAATTTGTTCTGGATTATCAACTTCCTGAGGCTGTATCACTCCCTAATTCAGAAAGAGGTTGCAGAAACAATGAAATTGTTAATCATAGAGTTTCATTTGAGTTGACTGCTGAAGATACGGAGGATCAATGCGTGGAAAAAGTACCAGAAGCTTTGTTTAAGGCTGTATCAGCTCCTTTAGAGAATGGAACAACAGGAGAGGAAGATGAAAAATCAAGGGAATTGGTAGAGGGTTATGAGGGTCGTATGGGTGAGACGGTGGATGAGATGCCGGAGAAAGCTCCAGCagcagaggaggaggaggagggggaaCAGCGGCATCGGAAGCATCATTCCATCACCCTTGGGTCTGCCAAAGATTTCAACTTTGATAATGGAGAGGGACATTCTGAAAAACCCAATATTGGGCCTGACTGGTGGGCCAATGAGAAAGTGGTTGAGGAGGTGGCTGGACCCAGTAAGAATTGGGCCTTCTTCCCAATGATGCAGCCAGGTGTCAGCTAA